The following are encoded together in the Phaseolus vulgaris cultivar G19833 chromosome 9, P. vulgaris v2.0, whole genome shotgun sequence genome:
- the LOC137822469 gene encoding uncharacterized protein translates to MGKAGSNKLLHGMSDPGTWCAFGRIRGLTTKSVETAQHLFLDCTFAYRVWTLCSIWIGVLGAYNKDICNHFLNFHLSNLSEKQNQVWKGVWVAILRCIWEHRNNVIFRQGIPDHEEAFQAAQLMSWLWLKHREGSFSYAFSDWILNPIQCMLCVR, encoded by the exons ATGGGGAAGGCTGGTTCCAACAAGCTGTTACATGGAATGTCAGATCCGGGGACTTGGTGCGCTTTTGGGAGGATCCGTGGGTTAACAACAAAG TCAGTAGAAACTGCCCAGCATCTGTTCTTGGATTGTACCTTTGCTTATCGTGTCTGGACGCTATGCTCTATATGGATAGGTGTTCTGGGTGCATACAATAAGGATATATGCAACcattttttgaattttcatcTTTCTAATTTGTCCGAGAAGCAGAACCAGGTCTGGAAGGGAGTGTGGGTGGCCATTCTACGCTGCATATGGGAGCACAGGAACAATGTGATCTTCAGACAAGGGATCCCTGACCATGAGGAAGCCTTTCAAGCAGCTCAACTTATGTCCTGGCTTTGGCTGAAACATAGGGAAGGGTCATTTTCCTATGCTTTCTCTGATTGGATCTTAAATCCAATACAATGCATGTTGTGTGTACGCTGA